Proteins encoded in a region of the Buchnera aphidicola (Phyllaphis fagi) genome:
- the atpB gene encoding F0F1 ATP synthase subunit A encodes MVLEKIFNSENYISHHLHHLQIDLRNLKLINIHYTPNTYWIFNLDSILFSLFLGITFLFFFYTISTSLSIQKPTKLQIFTELIINFINKNVQDMYSRNSILIAPLSMTIFIWIFLMNSMDLIPIDFLPYLLKIFFGIPIIKIVPSADINITISISIVIFILMIFYSFKIKGIYGFIKELTLHPFNHIIFSILNCILEIISLLSKPISLSLRLFGNMYAGEMVFILISGLLPWWSQWILSVPWAIFHILVILLQSFIFMVLTIVYLSMASKKN; translated from the coding sequence ATGGTTTTAGAAAAAATATTTAATTCTGAAAATTATATTAGTCATCATTTACATCATTTACAAATAGATTTACGTAATTTAAAATTGATTAATATTCACTATACACCGAATACATATTGGATTTTTAATTTAGATTCAATATTATTTTCATTATTTTTAGGTATTACATTTTTATTTTTTTTTTATACGATTTCTACCTCTTTATCTATTCAAAAACCGACAAAATTACAAATTTTTACTGAATTAATAATAAATTTTATAAATAAAAATGTTCAAGATATGTATTCTAGAAATAGTATATTAATTGCTCCGTTATCTATGACAATTTTTATTTGGATTTTTTTAATGAATTCTATGGATTTAATTCCCATAGATTTTTTACCATATTTATTAAAAATATTTTTTGGAATACCTATTATTAAAATTGTTCCATCTGCTGATATTAATATTACTATTTCTATATCTATAGTAATTTTTATTTTAATGATTTTTTATAGTTTTAAAATAAAAGGTATTTATGGATTTATAAAAGAATTAACTTTACATCCTTTTAATCATATAATATTTTCTATATTAAATTGTATTCTTGAAATAATATCATTATTATCTAAACCAATTTCATTATCGTTACGATTATTTGGTAATATGTATGCTGGTGAAATGGTATTTATTTTAATTTCCGGATTATTACCATGGTGGTCACAATGGATATTAAGTGTCCCATGGGCTATTTTTCATATTTTAGTAATTTTATTGCAATCATTTATTTTTATGGTTTTAACTATTGTATATTTATCAATGGCTTCTAAAAAAAATTAA
- the atpE gene encoding F0F1 ATP synthase subunit C — MASINTDILYFAASIMIGLASIGAAIGIGILGGKFLEGAARQPDLIPILRTQFFIVMGLVDAIPMIAVGLSLYIIFALSG; from the coding sequence ATGGCAAGTATAAATACAGATATACTTTATTTTGCAGCTTCTATTATGATTGGATTAGCTTCTATTGGAGCAGCAATTGGAATTGGTATTCTTGGAGGAAAATTTTTAGAAGGTGCAGCTCGACAACCTGATTTAATTCCTATATTACGTACACAGTTTTTTATAGTTATGGGATTAGTAGATGCTATTCCAATGATCGCAGTAGGATTATCATTATATATCATTTTTGCTCTTTCAGGATAA
- a CDS encoding F0F1 ATP synthase subunit B, with amino-acid sequence MDLNATILGQSISFVLFIWFCMKFIWPKIINTIEKRKQEIFIALSTAEKSRKDLELLKTKSNEIINRSQKKAILILKQANHNKLIILEQAKLQAEQEKKKILLQANYEINIKKEQIKHELIQQISILAINIAEKIIKSSANKEKNIDLINQLTIKLQ; translated from the coding sequence ATGGATTTAAATGCAACCATTCTAGGGCAATCTATTTCGTTTGTTTTATTTATTTGGTTTTGTATGAAATTTATTTGGCCAAAAATTATTAATACTATAGAAAAAAGAAAACAAGAAATTTTTATAGCATTATCAACTGCAGAAAAATCTAGAAAAGATTTAGAATTATTAAAAACGAAAAGTAATGAAATAATTAATAGATCTCAAAAAAAAGCTATTTTAATCTTAAAGCAAGCAAATCATAATAAATTAATTATTTTAGAACAAGCTAAATTACAAGCAGAACAAGAAAAAAAAAAAATATTATTGCAAGCTAATTATGAAATTAATATTAAAAAAGAACAAATTAAACATGAATTAATTCAACAAATTAGTATTTTAGCAATTAATATAGCAGAAAAAATAATTAAATCTTCCGCTAATAAAGAAAAAAATATTGATTTAATAAATCAATTAACTATTAAATTACAATAA
- a CDS encoding F0F1 ATP synthase subunit delta — MFKDITIARPYAKAIFDFSIQHKSLEIWKKNLKLFSIVSTCKEMKKFLSDIYSPVIILKVFFSICNQEMDIYAQNFIKLLATNKRLKILDSIFYCFTKFYNYYKNIIDIELISPFHFYKKQIQYIHKNLEKRLNKKINLTLQQDSSILDGIILRSDDVVIDICSLSNLKKLSNVLLS, encoded by the coding sequence GTGTTTAAAGATATAACAATAGCTCGTCCTTATGCTAAAGCAATATTTGATTTTTCCATTCAACATAAGTCTTTAGAAATTTGGAAAAAAAATTTGAAATTATTTTCCATAGTTTCCACATGTAAAGAAATGAAAAAATTTCTTTCTGATATTTATTCTCCAGTTATTATATTAAAAGTTTTTTTTAGTATTTGCAATCAAGAAATGGATATATATGCTCAAAATTTTATTAAATTATTAGCTACTAATAAAAGACTAAAAATATTAGATAGTATTTTTTATTGTTTTACAAAATTTTACAACTATTATAAAAATATTATTGATATTGAATTGATATCCCCTTTTCATTTTTATAAAAAACAAATTCAATATATTCATAAAAATTTAGAAAAACGATTAAATAAGAAAATTAATTTAACATTACAACAGGATTCATCAATATTAGATGGTATAATTTTAAGATCTGATGATGTTGTGATTGATATATGTAGTTTAAGTAATTTAAAAAAATTATCTAATGTTTTATTATCTTAA
- the atpA gene encoding F0F1 ATP synthase subunit alpha yields the protein MQLNSIEISEIIKERISKFDVVKQVHNEGIIISVSDGIIRIYGITHVMFGEMILISENQYALALNLERDSVSAVVMGSYLNITEGMRVYSTGHILEIPVGLNLLGRVVNALGVPIDGKSAIISNEFLPIDQEAPGVIERQSISEPIHTGYKAIDTMIPIGKGQRELIIGDRQTGKTTIAIDTIINQSKSNVFCIYVAIGQKQSTVLNVVKKIEEHNALSNTIIVVASASESPVMQYLSPYSGCAIGEYFRDRGENALIVYDDLSKHAISYRQISLLLKRPPGREAFPGDIFYLHSRLLERSARINTKSVYQRSNGLVNNRTGSLTAIPIIETQLGDVSAFIPTNVISITDGQIFLESNLFNIGIRPAINPGISVSRVGSAAQTNIIKLLSSKIRTALAQYRELAAFSQFSSDLDDNTRKQLHYGQKITEILKQKQHSPLSIAEQSLILFAVEYGFINDIDIDKISSFEKLILIYFNNNYHDLVKKINNLGCYNKTIKKQFQKIIENFFKEYDQSK from the coding sequence ATGCAATTAAATTCTATTGAAATTAGTGAAATTATTAAAGAACGTATTTCTAAATTTGATGTAGTTAAACAAGTGCATAATGAAGGTATAATTATTTCAGTGAGTGATGGTATTATACGTATTTATGGAATCACTCATGTTATGTTTGGAGAAATGATATTAATATCAGAAAATCAATATGCATTAGCATTAAATTTAGAAAGAGATTCTGTTAGTGCAGTAGTGATGGGATCATATTTAAATATAACAGAAGGTATGCGTGTATATTCTACAGGTCATATTCTCGAAATACCTGTAGGATTAAATTTATTAGGACGGGTAGTGAATGCTTTAGGTGTACCTATTGATGGGAAGAGTGCAATTATTAGTAATGAATTTTTACCTATTGATCAAGAAGCTCCTGGAGTAATAGAACGACAATCTATTTCTGAACCTATTCATACTGGTTATAAAGCTATAGATACAATGATACCAATTGGAAAAGGACAGAGAGAATTAATTATTGGAGATCGACAAACAGGAAAAACTACAATTGCAATAGATACAATTATTAATCAATCTAAATCAAATGTATTTTGTATTTATGTTGCAATAGGCCAAAAACAATCAACAGTATTAAATGTAGTAAAAAAAATAGAAGAACATAATGCATTATCGAATACTATTATAGTAGTTGCCTCTGCTTCTGAATCACCAGTTATGCAATATTTATCACCGTATTCTGGATGTGCTATAGGTGAATATTTTCGTGATCGAGGAGAAAATGCTTTAATTGTATATGATGATTTATCAAAACACGCTATTTCTTATCGTCAAATTTCATTATTACTAAAAAGGCCTCCTGGAAGAGAAGCTTTTCCTGGAGATATATTTTATTTACATTCCAGATTATTAGAACGTTCTGCTCGTATTAATACTAAAAGTGTTTATCAAAGAAGTAATGGATTAGTTAATAATAGAACAGGATCATTAACTGCTATACCTATTATAGAAACACAATTAGGAGATGTATCTGCATTTATACCTACTAATGTTATTTCTATTACTGATGGTCAAATTTTTTTAGAATCTAATTTATTTAATATAGGTATTAGACCTGCTATTAATCCTGGAATTTCTGTTTCTAGAGTAGGTAGTGCAGCTCAAACAAATATTATTAAATTATTATCTAGTAAAATTAGAACCGCTTTAGCTCAATATCGAGAATTAGCTGCATTTTCTCAATTTTCTTCTGATTTAGATGATAATACCAGAAAACAATTACATTATGGACAAAAAATAACTGAAATTTTGAAACAAAAACAACATTCTCCTTTATCTATAGCTGAACAATCTCTTATTCTTTTTGCAGTAGAATATGGATTTATTAATGATATTGATATAGATAAAATTTCTTCTTTTGAAAAATTAATATTAATTTATTTTAATAATAATTATCATGATTTGGTCAAGAAAATTAATAATTTAGGATGTTATAATAAAACTATTAAGAAACAGTTTCAAAAAATTATTGAAAATTTTTTTAAAGAGTATGATCAAAGTAAATAG
- the atpG gene encoding ATP synthase F1 subunit gamma — MTNVKTIKTKIDSIINTKKITRTMEMIAISKMKKLKKKLLFIKPYSCIINRIILHISKSNLKYRHFFFQSKKKVKNIGIIIISTNKGLCGSLNTNIFKVTNEMIKKYLNSHITCNLYIIGLKGLSFFNRLKFQNIKKIIDLTDDIKQSELIQFSQDILKEYKEKKIDKLFIISNKFNSEISYTLNCKQLLPFNVIKYKKKNKYILHNNDWDYLCEFDDLCNIDVLLNEYITFQIFQCVLSNIVSEQSARMLAMKTASDNSDNMIKELQITYNKIRQFSITQELIEIISGASIISENV, encoded by the coding sequence ATGACCAATGTAAAAACTATAAAAACTAAAATTGATAGTATAATAAATACAAAAAAAATTACACGAACTATGGAAATGATTGCTATTTCTAAAATGAAAAAGTTAAAAAAAAAGTTATTATTTATTAAACCATATTCATGTATTATTAATAGAATTATTTTACATATATCAAAAAGTAATTTAAAATATAGACATTTTTTTTTTCAATCTAAAAAAAAAGTAAAAAATATTGGAATTATAATAATCTCTACAAATAAAGGATTATGTGGTAGTTTAAATACTAATATATTTAAAGTAACTAATGAAATGATTAAAAAATATTTAAATTCTCATATTACATGTAATTTATATATTATAGGATTAAAAGGGTTGTCTTTTTTCAATCGTTTAAAATTTCAAAACATTAAAAAAATTATAGATTTGACTGATGATATTAAACAATCAGAACTAATACAATTTTCACAAGATATTTTAAAAGAATATAAAGAAAAAAAAATTGATAAATTATTTATTATTAGTAATAAATTTAACAGTGAAATTTCTTATACATTAAATTGTAAACAATTATTACCATTTAATGTAATAAAATATAAAAAAAAAAATAAATATATTTTACATAATAATGATTGGGATTATTTGTGTGAATTTGATGATTTATGTAATATTGATGTATTATTAAATGAATATATTACATTTCAAATTTTTCAATGTGTTTTATCGAATATTGTGAGTGAACAATCCGCTCGTATGTTAGCTATGAAAACTGCATCAGATAATAGTGATAATATGATTAAGGAATTACAAATTACTTATAATAAGATTCGTCAATTTAGTATTACTCAAGAATTAATTGAAATTATTTCAGGAGCATCAATTATTTCAGAAAATGTTTGA
- the atpD gene encoding F0F1 ATP synthase subunit beta has protein sequence MTTGKIIQIIGAIVDVEFSQKYIPKIYYALEVRYHSKILILEVQQQLGSGIVRTIAMGSSNGLKRGLSVINLGHYIKIPVGKPTLGRIINVLGQPIDMKGPIKNEYGKDPEYWEIHREAPKYQEQSNSKEILETGIKVIDLICPFAKGGKVGLFGGAGVGKTVNMMELIRNIAIQYSGYSVFTGVGERIREGNDFYHEMHDSNVLDKVSLIYGQMNEPPGNRLRVAFTGLTIAEKFRDEGRDVLLFIDNIYRYILAGTEVSALLGRMPSAVGYQPTLSEEMGILQERITSTKKGSITSIQAVYVPADDLTDPAPATTFAHLDSTITLSRSIAELGIYPAVDPLNSTSRQLDVELIGQEHYDTARNVQSILQRYQELKDIIAILGMDELSEHDKLLVSRARKIQKFLSQPFFVAEVFTGFPGKYVSLKDNIRGFKGIIEGEFDHISEQSFYMVGSIEEVIKKSKIL, from the coding sequence ATGACTACTGGAAAGATTATCCAGATTATTGGTGCTATAGTAGATGTAGAATTTTCTCAGAAATATATTCCTAAAATATATTATGCGTTGGAAGTACGATATCACAGTAAAATATTAATTTTAGAAGTGCAACAGCAATTAGGATCAGGTATCGTACGAACTATTGCAATGGGTTCGTCTAATGGTTTAAAACGTGGATTATCAGTAATTAATTTAGGACATTATATTAAAATTCCTGTCGGAAAACCTACATTAGGAAGGATTATTAATGTATTAGGTCAACCTATTGATATGAAAGGGCCAATAAAAAATGAATATGGAAAAGATCCAGAATATTGGGAAATTCATAGAGAAGCACCTAAATATCAAGAACAATCTAATTCAAAAGAAATTTTAGAAACTGGAATTAAGGTAATTGATTTAATATGTCCTTTTGCTAAAGGAGGGAAAGTTGGTTTATTTGGAGGTGCAGGAGTAGGTAAAACAGTTAATATGATGGAATTAATTCGTAATATTGCAATACAATACTCTGGATATTCAGTATTTACTGGAGTTGGAGAAAGAATAAGAGAAGGAAATGATTTTTATCATGAAATGCATGATTCTAATGTTTTAGATAAAGTATCTTTAATATATGGGCAAATGAATGAACCGCCAGGTAATAGATTACGAGTAGCTTTTACAGGATTAACAATAGCAGAAAAATTTCGTGATGAAGGTCGAGATGTATTATTATTTATTGATAATATATATAGATATATATTAGCTGGTACAGAGGTTTCAGCTTTACTTGGAAGAATGCCATCTGCCGTAGGTTATCAACCTACATTATCAGAAGAAATGGGAATATTACAAGAACGTATTACTTCAACCAAAAAAGGTTCAATTACTTCAATACAAGCTGTTTATGTTCCTGCTGATGATTTAACAGATCCTGCTCCAGCAACAACTTTTGCACATTTAGATTCTACAATTACATTAAGTAGAAGTATTGCTGAATTAGGTATTTATCCAGCAGTTGATCCTCTTAATTCTACTAGTCGTCAATTAGATGTTGAATTAATTGGACAAGAACATTATGATACAGCGCGCAATGTACAATCTATTTTACAACGATATCAAGAATTAAAAGATATAATAGCAATATTAGGTATGGATGAATTATCAGAACATGATAAATTATTAGTTTCTCGAGCAAGAAAGATACAAAAATTCTTATCTCAACCATTTTTTGTTGCTGAAGTATTTACTGGATTTCCAGGAAAATATGTTTCTTTAAAAGATAATATTCGAGGATTTAAAGGCATTATAGAAGGTGAATTTGATCATATATCAGAACAATCTTTTTATATGGTTGGTTCTATTGAAGAAGTAATAAAAAAATCTAAAATTTTATAA
- the atpC gene encoding ATP synthase F1 subunit epsilon, giving the protein MKCYLDVVNIKGILFSGYIKKIHLTSIIGELDIYAGHAPLLAAIKFGPLCIVKEDNQKEYIYLSGGILEVQPNIINILSKKAILGSDLNKHEILKQQKIIEQCFISGNLCQTIMNLKIKLAKIISKLKTIEMMKS; this is encoded by the coding sequence ATGAAGTGTTATTTAGATGTAGTTAATATTAAAGGTATTTTATTTTCTGGATATATTAAAAAAATTCATCTTACTAGTATTATAGGTGAGTTAGATATTTATGCAGGTCATGCTCCATTATTAGCTGCTATTAAATTTGGACCATTATGTATTGTAAAAGAAGATAATCAAAAAGAATATATTTATTTATCTGGAGGTATTTTAGAAGTTCAACCAAATATAATTAATATATTATCAAAAAAAGCAATTTTAGGTTCAGATTTAAATAAACATGAAATTTTAAAACAACAAAAAATAATAGAACAATGTTTTATAAGTGGTAATTTATGTCAAACAATCATGAATTTAAAAATAAAATTAGCAAAAATTATATCAAAATTAAAAACAATTGAAATGATGAAAAGTTAA
- the gyrB gene encoding DNA topoisomerase (ATP-hydrolyzing) subunit B: MFNSYNSSSIKILKGLDAVRKRPGMYIGNTDDGSGLHHMVFEVVDNSIDEALAGYCKTIKITIHSDNSVSIKDDGRGIPVDQHPEEKISAAEVILTMLHAGGKFDNNTYKISGGLHGVGISVVNALSEKLKITIYRNKKIYQQIYSNGKSISSLKIIGKTKNTGTKIRFWPSYQIFTHNLNFKYEILAQRLQELSFLNPKVQISIQDIAKNLHEKYHYKGGIKAFIKFLSKNKNPIHSQIIYCNTIKNSIAVEMVMQWNNSFTENIYCFTNNIPQKEGGTHLSGFRTAVTRTLNNYINKEGYDKKNKIHTIGDDIREGLIAIISIKIANPRFSSQTKEKLVSSEVKSVVESIITEHLLDFLLENPQDSKIIINKIICAAKIREAAKKIREISKKKGLLDLTGLPGKLSDCQEKNPKLSEIYLVEGDSAGGSAKQGRNRKNQAILPLKGKILNVEKAKFEKMISSKEIGTIITALGCGIGKLEYNPEKLRYHSIIIMTDADIDGSHIRTLLLTFFYRHMPEIIERGHIYIAQPPLYKIKKGKTEIYVHNHEEMYKKQIQIALEKIILNHKNLNQQKTNSKKFKKIILKYQKIKHIFKKNIYNFSNEIIYALMNQPILDNLHNKKNVQSWLNQIIIFLNDKSHYIQYSGKIKEDFNKNIFEPIILTYNKLNSQKSLYHVTEKLLLSNEYHEIKKIQKKWDILINQSNHLIKGNKELFITNLQSTIKWLLKESQKEIHIQRYKGLGEMNPEQLWITTMNPETRNMLQVTIKNAISASQLFHILMGDLVEPRRHFIEQNALKVTNIDI; the protein is encoded by the coding sequence ATGTTTAATTCGTACAATTCATCTAGTATTAAAATTTTAAAAGGATTAGATGCAGTTCGAAAAAGACCAGGAATGTATATTGGAAACACAGATGATGGAAGTGGATTGCATCATATGGTATTTGAAGTCGTAGATAATTCTATAGATGAAGCATTAGCTGGTTATTGTAAAACCATTAAAATAACGATTCATTCTGATAACTCTGTTTCTATAAAAGATGATGGTAGAGGTATACCTGTTGATCAACATCCTGAAGAAAAAATATCTGCTGCAGAAGTTATTTTAACTATGTTACATGCAGGAGGTAAATTTGATAATAATACATATAAAATATCTGGTGGATTACATGGAGTAGGTATTTCTGTAGTTAATGCATTATCAGAAAAACTGAAAATAACAATATATCGTAACAAAAAAATATATCAACAAATATATTCAAATGGAAAATCTATTAGTTCACTAAAAATAATAGGAAAAACTAAAAATACAGGTACTAAAATTAGATTTTGGCCTAGTTATCAAATTTTCACACATAATTTAAATTTTAAATATGAAATACTTGCTCAAAGATTACAAGAATTATCTTTCTTAAATCCAAAAGTTCAAATTTCTATACAAGATATTGCTAAAAATTTACATGAAAAATATCATTACAAAGGAGGAATAAAAGCATTTATCAAATTTTTAAGTAAAAATAAAAATCCAATTCATTCTCAAATTATATATTGTAATACTATTAAAAATAGTATTGCAGTAGAAATGGTTATGCAATGGAATAATTCATTTACAGAAAATATTTATTGTTTTACAAATAATATTCCACAAAAAGAAGGTGGAACGCATTTATCTGGATTTAGAACCGCTGTAACAAGAACATTAAATAATTATATTAATAAAGAAGGTTATGATAAAAAAAATAAAATTCATACTATTGGAGATGATATACGAGAAGGATTAATTGCAATTATATCAATAAAAATTGCTAATCCTAGATTTTCTTCACAAACGAAAGAAAAATTAGTATCATCCGAAGTTAAATCAGTGGTAGAATCAATAATTACAGAACACCTTTTAGATTTTCTTTTAGAAAATCCTCAAGATTCTAAAATTATTATTAATAAAATTATTTGTGCAGCTAAAATTAGAGAAGCTGCTAAAAAGATACGAGAAATTAGTAAAAAAAAAGGATTACTGGATTTAACAGGATTACCTGGAAAATTATCGGATTGTCAGGAAAAAAATCCAAAACTGTCAGAAATTTATTTAGTTGAAGGAGATTCTGCTGGAGGTTCTGCAAAACAAGGTCGAAACCGAAAAAATCAAGCAATTCTTCCATTAAAAGGAAAAATTTTAAATGTAGAAAAAGCAAAATTTGAAAAAATGATATCATCTAAAGAAATAGGAACAATTATTACAGCTTTAGGTTGTGGTATTGGAAAATTAGAATATAATCCTGAAAAATTAAGATATCATAGTATTATTATTATGACAGATGCAGATATTGATGGATCACATATTCGAACATTACTTTTAACTTTTTTTTATCGTCATATGCCAGAAATTATTGAACGTGGACATATTTATATTGCACAACCTCCATTATATAAAATTAAAAAAGGAAAAACAGAAATATATGTACACAATCATGAAGAAATGTACAAAAAACAAATACAAATAGCTTTAGAAAAAATTATATTAAATCATAAAAATTTAAATCAACAAAAAACTAACTCTAAAAAATTTAAAAAAATCATTTTAAAATATCAAAAAATAAAACATATTTTTAAAAAAAATATATATAATTTTTCTAATGAAATCATTTATGCATTAATGAATCAACCAATACTAGATAATTTACATAACAAAAAAAATGTACAAAGTTGGTTAAACCAAATAATTATATTTTTAAACGATAAATCTCATTATATTCAATATTCAGGGAAAATTAAAGAAGATTTTAATAAAAACATCTTTGAACCAATCATATTAACATATAATAAATTAAATTCACAAAAATCTCTATACCATGTTACTGAAAAATTACTATTAAGTAATGAATATCATGAAATAAAAAAAATTCAAAAAAAATGGGATATTTTAATTAATCAAAGTAACCACTTAATAAAAGGAAATAAAGAACTATTTATTACAAATTTACAATCTACCATAAAATGGTTATTAAAAGAATCACAAAAAGAAATACATATACAAAGATATAAAGGTTTAGGAGAAATGAATCCCGAACAATTATGGATAACTACTATGAATCCAGAAACTCGAAATATGTTACAAGTAACTATTAAAAATGCTATTTCTGCTAGTCAGTTATTTCATATTTTAATGGGTGATTTAGTTGAACCTAGAAGACATTTTATAGAACAAAATGCTCTTAAAGTAACAAATATTGATATTTAA
- the dnaN gene encoding DNA polymerase III subunit beta, whose product MNFIIKRKNILKPLQKLNSLISINHENPNINNILFKIKNNYLFLISTNLEIELIVKVSCIKIYETEKISVSGKKILNIIRSFPVDSIIHIKIEKNNMKIICKNIYFLLSILSGMNFPKFKKEKKTFNIDISQKKFKDIIYNTQFAMAKQDVRHYLNGICLEINKNKISVIATDGYRISISSIMMTKFISSYHSVIIPRKTVIELIKLLNDVDLPFNLCIGNKIIQFYINEYIFSSKLIDNDFPDYKNLLIKNFDVEIKINRHKLKQALNRASILTHQKTQGVKLQFGHGECIVTAYNEQEEKIKEKFLVNYSDKIIELTMNVHYILEVINVIKNDFIKILLNNSTSSIYIKDHQEFHSVYIIMPLIL is encoded by the coding sequence ATGAACTTTATTATAAAAAGAAAAAATATATTAAAACCTCTTCAAAAATTAAATAGTTTAATATCAATAAATCATGAAAATCCTAATATTAATAACATTTTATTTAAAATTAAAAATAATTATTTGTTTTTAATTAGTACTAATTTAGAAATCGAATTAATTGTTAAAGTTTCTTGTATTAAAATTTATGAAACTGAAAAGATTAGTGTATCTGGAAAAAAAATATTAAATATTATTCGTAGCTTTCCTGTTGATTCTATAATTCATATTAAAATAGAAAAAAACAATATGAAAATAATATGTAAAAATATTTACTTCTTACTTTCTATTTTATCTGGAATGAATTTTCCAAAATTTAAAAAAGAAAAAAAAACATTTAACATTGATATATCACAAAAAAAATTTAAAGATATTATTTATAATACACAATTTGCTATGGCTAAACAAGATGTGCGACATTATTTAAATGGAATATGTCTTGAAATTAATAAAAATAAAATATCTGTTATTGCTACTGATGGTTATCGAATATCTATATCCAGTATTATGATGACTAAATTTATATCATCATATCATTCAGTAATTATACCTAGAAAAACAGTTATAGAATTAATCAAATTATTAAATGATGTTGATTTACCATTTAATTTATGTATTGGAAATAAAATAATTCAATTTTATATTAATGAATATATTTTTTCAAGTAAATTAATTGATAACGATTTTCCAGATTATAAAAATTTATTAATAAAAAATTTTGACGTAGAAATAAAAATCAATCGTCATAAATTAAAACAAGCACTTAATCGAGCCTCTATTTTAACACATCAAAAAACTCAAGGTGTTAAATTACAATTTGGTCATGGAGAATGTATTGTTACAGCTTATAATGAACAAGAAGAAAAAATTAAAGAAAAATTTTTAGTTAATTATTCTGATAAAATCATAGAATTAACAATGAATGTTCATTATATACTAGAAGTAATCAATGTTATTAAAAATGATTTTATTAAAATATTATTAAATAATTCCACATCAAGTATTTATATAAAAGATCACCAAGAATTTCATTCTGTATATATTATTATGCCATTAATTTTGTAA
- the rpmH gene encoding 50S ribosomal protein L34, with translation MKRTFQPSRLKRNRVHGFRIRMKTKGGRYILSRRRNKLRSRLTISSE, from the coding sequence ATGAAACGTACTTTTCAACCTTCTCGTTTAAAACGAAATAGAGTACATGGATTTCGAATTAGAATGAAAACAAAAGGTGGTCGTTATATTTTATCACGTCGTCGCAATAAATTGCGCTCTCGTTTAACTATTTCCTCTGAATGA
- the rnpA gene encoding ribonuclease P protein component yields the protein MIKKNNRLLFSKKLRLLKSHSFNYVFKKPIKTEYCEITILSRYNHFNFPRLGIIVSKKVSKYSYKRNKIKRIIRESFRLVQHHLLSLDFILIVKKNILIIKTKNLKKKIKYLWIRHYQYI from the coding sequence ATGATTAAAAAAAATAATCGATTATTATTTTCTAAAAAATTACGTTTATTGAAATCTCATTCTTTTAATTATGTTTTTAAAAAACCAATAAAGACTGAATATTGCGAAATAACTATATTGAGTCGTTATAATCATTTTAATTTTCCTAGACTTGGTATCATTGTATCTAAAAAAGTCTCTAAATATTCTTATAAACGTAATAAAATTAAAAGAATTATTAGAGAAAGTTTTAGATTAGTACAGCATCATTTGTTATCTTTAGATTTTATTCTGATAGTAAAAAAAAATATTTTAATAATTAAAACAAAAAATTTAAAAAAAAAAATTAAATATTTATGGATTCGTCATTATCAATATATTTAA